One Rosa chinensis cultivar Old Blush chromosome 3, RchiOBHm-V2, whole genome shotgun sequence DNA window includes the following coding sequences:
- the LOC112191693 gene encoding universal stress protein A-like protein — protein sequence MGKARTVGIGMDYSAASKSALRWTVDNLIEEGDRIILIHVEQPKATRKQLFEDTGSPLIPLEEFNDSKQYGLTTDPEALDILDTVSRTKGAKVAAKVYWGDPREKLCDAVQDLKLNSLVVGSRGLGLLKRVLLGSVSNYVVTNASCPVTVVKGASSTSSSKP from the exons aTGGGAAAGGCACGGACTGTTGGAATAGGCATGGATTACTCTGCAGCGAGCAAATCTGCTTTACGATGGACGGTCGATAATCTGATTGAAGAAGGAGATCGCATCATATTGATCCATGTTGAACAACCCAAAGCTACCAGAAAGCAGCTATTCGAAGATACGGGATCAC CTTTGATTCCTTTGGAAGAATTTAATGACTCAAAGCAGTATGGACTCACTACTGACCCAGAGGCTCTCGATATCCTAGATACTGTGTCAAGAACTAAAGGG GCCAAAGTTGCGGCGAAGGTATACTGGGGGGATCCAAGAGAGAAGCTGTGTGATGCAGTGCAAGATCTCAAGCTTAATTCGCTTGTTGTTGGAAGCAGGGGTTTAGGCCTTCTAAAAAG GGTGTTGCTTGGCAGTGTGAGTAACTATGTGGTGACTAATGCTTCATGTCCAGTCACAGTCGTGAAGGGTGCATCATCGACTTCATCTTCCAAACCATAA